A genomic region of Micromonospora sp. NBC_01796 contains the following coding sequences:
- a CDS encoding nucleoside deaminase produces MTPDELVTLALEVSEEGMRAGELPVGAVVAMGDEIIGRAYTQERTQGRRLVHADLLALEQADRSLGWKQRRDPLTLAITLEPCLMCLGAAMALGVSQVYYGLEAPDDGAAGVPAVWQPSRQTMWFSQVPAVAGGYRRFECRDQFRRYALTASNTNLRRYAESMSIEPDESVGV; encoded by the coding sequence ATGACACCGGACGAACTTGTCACTCTGGCGCTTGAGGTTTCCGAGGAGGGCATGCGGGCGGGTGAGCTGCCTGTCGGCGCGGTCGTGGCGATGGGTGACGAGATCATCGGGCGTGCGTACACCCAGGAGCGGACGCAGGGCCGCCGACTGGTCCACGCCGATCTGCTGGCCCTGGAACAGGCCGACCGGAGCCTCGGCTGGAAGCAGCGAAGGGATCCCCTGACGTTGGCGATCACGTTGGAGCCGTGTCTCATGTGCCTCGGAGCCGCGATGGCGCTCGGAGTGTCCCAGGTCTACTACGGTCTGGAGGCACCTGACGACGGCGCTGCCGGCGTACCCGCCGTATGGCAGCCGTCTCGGCAAACCATGTGGTTTTCGCAGGTACCTGCCGTGGCGGGCGGATACCGTCGATTCGAGTGCCGGGACCAGTTCCGCCGCTACGCTCTGACCGCGTCGAACACCAATCTGCGCCGGTACGCCGAAAGCATGAGTATCGAGCCGGACGAATCGGTCGGCGTGTGA